A genomic segment from Cyprinus carpio isolate SPL01 chromosome A22, ASM1834038v1, whole genome shotgun sequence encodes:
- the LOC109057860 gene encoding double-stranded RNA-specific editase 1-like isoform X1, giving the protein MGAYYCLVRRRFKRRRKKRSERKGIISTTMNEVGAGGRPRGQQKLCSLDVDEEKRMSSCSMDVKENRNLDNLSSKDVLGEGPHLANGNARGLSRKRPLEEGNKGHGHSKFRPKKRRKPQGPVLPKNALMQLNEIKPGLQYKLLSQTGPVHAPVFIMTIEVNGQLFEGSGPTKKKAKLNAAERALRSFVQFPNASEAHLAMGRTLTVNTDFTSDQADFPDMLFNGFETPAPPEDPFYLSLSSNGSLCSLNEFSLPMALKNNNRSYPSLQLPPALTTPPTGSGKNAVMILNELRPGLKYEFVAESGESHAKNFTMAVTVDTQMFQGSGRNKKLAKARAAQAALSGLFNMQLDQTPSRQPIPREGLQLHLPQVLADAVSRLVVEKFSELTDNFTSPHARRKVLAGVVMTTGTDVKDAQVICVTTGTKCINGEYMSDRGLALNDCHAEIIARRSLIRYLYSQLEYFLSDSTEEHEKSIFRWCSEHGYRLKDDIQFHLYISTSPCGDARIFSPHEAGAEDQGDRHPNRKARGQLRTKIESGEGTIPVRTSNTIQTWDGVLQGERLLTMSCSDKIARWNMIGVQGSLLSHFTEPIYFSSLILGSLYHADHLSRAVYQRIADMDDLPKPFALNRPLLSGISNTEARQPGKAPNFSVNWTVGDQGLEIINATTGKDDLGRPSHLCKHALYSRWVCLHAKLSETLRIQGSRQGSYHEAKQAAVEYHAAKQTLFNAFYKAGLGAWVEKPIEQDQFSLTS; this is encoded by the exons TAGGAGCCGGTGGGCGGCCCAGGGGGCAGCAGAAGCTCTGCAGTCTGGATGTGGATGAAGAGAAGCGCATGA GTTCGTGTAGCATGGACGTTAAAGAAAACCGCAACCTGGACAACCTCTCCTCCAAAGACGTGCTGGGGGAGGGGCCTCACTTAGCTAATGGAAACGCTCGGGGATTGAGCAGGAAACGCCCTCTGGAGGAGGGCAACAAAGGCCACGGACATTCCAAATTCCGGCCTAAGAAGCGAAGGAAACCGCAAGGGCCAGTCTTGCCGAAAAATGCTCTCATGCAACTGAACGAAATCAAACCGGGACTGCAGTACAAACTTCTGTCTCAGACGGGGCCGGTACATGCACCTGTCTTCATTATGACCATTGAGGTTAATGGACAGTTATTTGAGGGCTCAGGCCCAACGAAGAAAAAAGCCAAACTGAATGCGGCCGAAAGAGCGCTACGCTCTTTCGTTCAGTTTCCAAATGCATCCGAAGCTCACCTCGCGATGGGCCGCACGCTGACTGTTAACACAGACTTCACCTCAGATCAAGCAGATTTCCCAGACATGCTATTTAACGGATTTGAGACACCCGCACCACCTGAAGACCCCTTCTACCTGAGTCTTAGCAGCAATGGGTCTCTCTGCTCCCTAAACGAATTTTCTCTGCCCATGgcgctgaaaaacaacaacaggtcaTATCCTTCTCTCCAACTACCCCCTGCACTCACAACGCCCCCTACAGGCAGTGGCAAAAACGCTGTGATGATCCTAAATGAGCTTCGGCCAGGACTGAAGTATGAGTTTGTGGCTGAGAGCGGTGAAAGCCATGCCAAGAACTTTACAATGGCAGTTACTGTAGACACTCAGATGTTCCAAGGCTCTGGACGGAATAAAAAGCTGGCGAAAGCGAGGGCGGCCCAAGCGGCTCTGTCAGGACTTTTTAACATGCAACTGGACCAGACACCATCCCGACAGCCAATCCCCAGAGAGGGACTTCAGCTACACCTGCCTCAG GTCCTTGCGGATGCTGTTTCTCGTTTAgttgtggaaaagttcagtgAGCTGACGGATAACTTCACGTCACCACATGCACGGCGGAAAGTCCTTGCGGGTGTTGTGATGACAACTG GTACAGATGTGAAGGATGCTCAGGTCATTTGCGTCACCACGGGAACCAAGTGTATAAATGGGGAGTACATGAGTGATCGAGGACTGGCCCTTAACGACTGCCATGCTGAGATCATCGCACGTCGCTCCCTCATCAGATACCTGTACAGTCAGCTGGAATACTTCCTCAG CGACAGCACTGAGGAACATGAGAAATCCATATTCAGATGGTGTAGTGAACATGGCTACCGGCTAAAAGATGATATTCAGTTCCATCTGTATATCAGCACATCGCCCTGCGGAGACGCCCGGATCTTCTCCCCCCATGAGGCTGGGGCCGAGG ACCAGGGTGACCGACATCCAAACCGCAAAGCCCGCGGACAACTGCGAACCAAGATTGAGTCTGGAGAAGGTACAATACCCGTTCGTACGAGTAACACCATTCAGACCTGGGATGGAGTGTTGCAGGGAGAACGACTGCTAACCATGTCGTGTAGTGACAAGATTGCCAG ATGGAACATGATCGGAGTGCAGGGGTCTCTTCTGAGTCACTTTACAGAACCCATCTATTTCTCCAGTTTAATTTTGGGAAGTCTGTACCACGCAGACCATCTTTCCAGAGCCGTGTACCAGCGCATTGCAGACATGGACGATTTGCCCAAACCATTTGCCCTCAACAGACCTCTTCTTAGTG GTATCAGTAACACAGAAGCAAGGCAACCTGGGAAAGCTCCCAACTTCAGCGTCAACTGGACAGTCGGAGATCAGGGGTTGGAGATCATTAACGCCACCACAGGAAAAGATGATCTCGGAAGACCGTCTCACCTCTGTAAACACGCCCTCTATAGTCGCTGGGTCTGTCTACATGCCAAG CTCAGTGAAACTCTGCGGATCCAAGGATCTCGGCAAGGCTCCTACCACGAGGCAAAACAAGCAGCAGTGGAATATCACGCGGCCAAACAGACTCTCTTCAATGCTTTCTACAAAGCGGGACTTGGAGCATGGGTTGAAAAACCCATTGAACAAGACCAGTTTTCCCTTACCTCTTAA
- the LOC109057860 gene encoding double-stranded RNA-specific editase 1-like isoform X3 codes for MDVKENRNLDNLSSKDVLGEGPHLANGNARGLSRKRPLEEGNKGHGHSKFRPKKRRKPQGPVLPKNALMQLNEIKPGLQYKLLSQTGPVHAPVFIMTIEVNGQLFEGSGPTKKKAKLNAAERALRSFVQFPNASEAHLAMGRTLTVNTDFTSDQADFPDMLFNGFETPAPPEDPFYLSLSSNGSLCSLNEFSLPMALKNNNRSYPSLQLPPALTTPPTGSGKNAVMILNELRPGLKYEFVAESGESHAKNFTMAVTVDTQMFQGSGRNKKLAKARAAQAALSGLFNMQLDQTPSRQPIPREGLQLHLPQVLADAVSRLVVEKFSELTDNFTSPHARRKVLAGVVMTTGTDVKDAQVICVTTGTKCINGEYMSDRGLALNDCHAEIIARRSLIRYLYSQLEYFLSDSTEEHEKSIFRWCSEHGYRLKDDIQFHLYISTSPCGDARIFSPHEAGAEDQGDRHPNRKARGQLRTKIESGEGTIPVRTSNTIQTWDGVLQGERLLTMSCSDKIARWNMIGVQGSLLSHFTEPIYFSSLILGSLYHADHLSRAVYQRIADMDDLPKPFALNRPLLSGISNTEARQPGKAPNFSVNWTVGDQGLEIINATTGKDDLGRPSHLCKHALYSRWVCLHAKLSETLRIQGSRQGSYHEAKQAAVEYHAAKQTLFNAFYKAGLGAWVEKPIEQDQFSLTS; via the exons ATGGACGTTAAAGAAAACCGCAACCTGGACAACCTCTCCTCCAAAGACGTGCTGGGGGAGGGGCCTCACTTAGCTAATGGAAACGCTCGGGGATTGAGCAGGAAACGCCCTCTGGAGGAGGGCAACAAAGGCCACGGACATTCCAAATTCCGGCCTAAGAAGCGAAGGAAACCGCAAGGGCCAGTCTTGCCGAAAAATGCTCTCATGCAACTGAACGAAATCAAACCGGGACTGCAGTACAAACTTCTGTCTCAGACGGGGCCGGTACATGCACCTGTCTTCATTATGACCATTGAGGTTAATGGACAGTTATTTGAGGGCTCAGGCCCAACGAAGAAAAAAGCCAAACTGAATGCGGCCGAAAGAGCGCTACGCTCTTTCGTTCAGTTTCCAAATGCATCCGAAGCTCACCTCGCGATGGGCCGCACGCTGACTGTTAACACAGACTTCACCTCAGATCAAGCAGATTTCCCAGACATGCTATTTAACGGATTTGAGACACCCGCACCACCTGAAGACCCCTTCTACCTGAGTCTTAGCAGCAATGGGTCTCTCTGCTCCCTAAACGAATTTTCTCTGCCCATGgcgctgaaaaacaacaacaggtcaTATCCTTCTCTCCAACTACCCCCTGCACTCACAACGCCCCCTACAGGCAGTGGCAAAAACGCTGTGATGATCCTAAATGAGCTTCGGCCAGGACTGAAGTATGAGTTTGTGGCTGAGAGCGGTGAAAGCCATGCCAAGAACTTTACAATGGCAGTTACTGTAGACACTCAGATGTTCCAAGGCTCTGGACGGAATAAAAAGCTGGCGAAAGCGAGGGCGGCCCAAGCGGCTCTGTCAGGACTTTTTAACATGCAACTGGACCAGACACCATCCCGACAGCCAATCCCCAGAGAGGGACTTCAGCTACACCTGCCTCAG GTCCTTGCGGATGCTGTTTCTCGTTTAgttgtggaaaagttcagtgAGCTGACGGATAACTTCACGTCACCACATGCACGGCGGAAAGTCCTTGCGGGTGTTGTGATGACAACTG GTACAGATGTGAAGGATGCTCAGGTCATTTGCGTCACCACGGGAACCAAGTGTATAAATGGGGAGTACATGAGTGATCGAGGACTGGCCCTTAACGACTGCCATGCTGAGATCATCGCACGTCGCTCCCTCATCAGATACCTGTACAGTCAGCTGGAATACTTCCTCAG CGACAGCACTGAGGAACATGAGAAATCCATATTCAGATGGTGTAGTGAACATGGCTACCGGCTAAAAGATGATATTCAGTTCCATCTGTATATCAGCACATCGCCCTGCGGAGACGCCCGGATCTTCTCCCCCCATGAGGCTGGGGCCGAGG ACCAGGGTGACCGACATCCAAACCGCAAAGCCCGCGGACAACTGCGAACCAAGATTGAGTCTGGAGAAGGTACAATACCCGTTCGTACGAGTAACACCATTCAGACCTGGGATGGAGTGTTGCAGGGAGAACGACTGCTAACCATGTCGTGTAGTGACAAGATTGCCAG ATGGAACATGATCGGAGTGCAGGGGTCTCTTCTGAGTCACTTTACAGAACCCATCTATTTCTCCAGTTTAATTTTGGGAAGTCTGTACCACGCAGACCATCTTTCCAGAGCCGTGTACCAGCGCATTGCAGACATGGACGATTTGCCCAAACCATTTGCCCTCAACAGACCTCTTCTTAGTG GTATCAGTAACACAGAAGCAAGGCAACCTGGGAAAGCTCCCAACTTCAGCGTCAACTGGACAGTCGGAGATCAGGGGTTGGAGATCATTAACGCCACCACAGGAAAAGATGATCTCGGAAGACCGTCTCACCTCTGTAAACACGCCCTCTATAGTCGCTGGGTCTGTCTACATGCCAAG CTCAGTGAAACTCTGCGGATCCAAGGATCTCGGCAAGGCTCCTACCACGAGGCAAAACAAGCAGCAGTGGAATATCACGCGGCCAAACAGACTCTCTTCAATGCTTTCTACAAAGCGGGACTTGGAGCATGGGTTGAAAAACCCATTGAACAAGACCAGTTTTCCCTTACCTCTTAA
- the LOC109057860 gene encoding double-stranded RNA-specific editase 1-like isoform X2, translating to MNEVGAGGRPRGQQKLCSLDVDEEKRMSSCSMDVKENRNLDNLSSKDVLGEGPHLANGNARGLSRKRPLEEGNKGHGHSKFRPKKRRKPQGPVLPKNALMQLNEIKPGLQYKLLSQTGPVHAPVFIMTIEVNGQLFEGSGPTKKKAKLNAAERALRSFVQFPNASEAHLAMGRTLTVNTDFTSDQADFPDMLFNGFETPAPPEDPFYLSLSSNGSLCSLNEFSLPMALKNNNRSYPSLQLPPALTTPPTGSGKNAVMILNELRPGLKYEFVAESGESHAKNFTMAVTVDTQMFQGSGRNKKLAKARAAQAALSGLFNMQLDQTPSRQPIPREGLQLHLPQVLADAVSRLVVEKFSELTDNFTSPHARRKVLAGVVMTTGTDVKDAQVICVTTGTKCINGEYMSDRGLALNDCHAEIIARRSLIRYLYSQLEYFLSDSTEEHEKSIFRWCSEHGYRLKDDIQFHLYISTSPCGDARIFSPHEAGAEDQGDRHPNRKARGQLRTKIESGEGTIPVRTSNTIQTWDGVLQGERLLTMSCSDKIARWNMIGVQGSLLSHFTEPIYFSSLILGSLYHADHLSRAVYQRIADMDDLPKPFALNRPLLSGISNTEARQPGKAPNFSVNWTVGDQGLEIINATTGKDDLGRPSHLCKHALYSRWVCLHAKLSETLRIQGSRQGSYHEAKQAAVEYHAAKQTLFNAFYKAGLGAWVEKPIEQDQFSLTS from the exons TAGGAGCCGGTGGGCGGCCCAGGGGGCAGCAGAAGCTCTGCAGTCTGGATGTGGATGAAGAGAAGCGCATGA GTTCGTGTAGCATGGACGTTAAAGAAAACCGCAACCTGGACAACCTCTCCTCCAAAGACGTGCTGGGGGAGGGGCCTCACTTAGCTAATGGAAACGCTCGGGGATTGAGCAGGAAACGCCCTCTGGAGGAGGGCAACAAAGGCCACGGACATTCCAAATTCCGGCCTAAGAAGCGAAGGAAACCGCAAGGGCCAGTCTTGCCGAAAAATGCTCTCATGCAACTGAACGAAATCAAACCGGGACTGCAGTACAAACTTCTGTCTCAGACGGGGCCGGTACATGCACCTGTCTTCATTATGACCATTGAGGTTAATGGACAGTTATTTGAGGGCTCAGGCCCAACGAAGAAAAAAGCCAAACTGAATGCGGCCGAAAGAGCGCTACGCTCTTTCGTTCAGTTTCCAAATGCATCCGAAGCTCACCTCGCGATGGGCCGCACGCTGACTGTTAACACAGACTTCACCTCAGATCAAGCAGATTTCCCAGACATGCTATTTAACGGATTTGAGACACCCGCACCACCTGAAGACCCCTTCTACCTGAGTCTTAGCAGCAATGGGTCTCTCTGCTCCCTAAACGAATTTTCTCTGCCCATGgcgctgaaaaacaacaacaggtcaTATCCTTCTCTCCAACTACCCCCTGCACTCACAACGCCCCCTACAGGCAGTGGCAAAAACGCTGTGATGATCCTAAATGAGCTTCGGCCAGGACTGAAGTATGAGTTTGTGGCTGAGAGCGGTGAAAGCCATGCCAAGAACTTTACAATGGCAGTTACTGTAGACACTCAGATGTTCCAAGGCTCTGGACGGAATAAAAAGCTGGCGAAAGCGAGGGCGGCCCAAGCGGCTCTGTCAGGACTTTTTAACATGCAACTGGACCAGACACCATCCCGACAGCCAATCCCCAGAGAGGGACTTCAGCTACACCTGCCTCAG GTCCTTGCGGATGCTGTTTCTCGTTTAgttgtggaaaagttcagtgAGCTGACGGATAACTTCACGTCACCACATGCACGGCGGAAAGTCCTTGCGGGTGTTGTGATGACAACTG GTACAGATGTGAAGGATGCTCAGGTCATTTGCGTCACCACGGGAACCAAGTGTATAAATGGGGAGTACATGAGTGATCGAGGACTGGCCCTTAACGACTGCCATGCTGAGATCATCGCACGTCGCTCCCTCATCAGATACCTGTACAGTCAGCTGGAATACTTCCTCAG CGACAGCACTGAGGAACATGAGAAATCCATATTCAGATGGTGTAGTGAACATGGCTACCGGCTAAAAGATGATATTCAGTTCCATCTGTATATCAGCACATCGCCCTGCGGAGACGCCCGGATCTTCTCCCCCCATGAGGCTGGGGCCGAGG ACCAGGGTGACCGACATCCAAACCGCAAAGCCCGCGGACAACTGCGAACCAAGATTGAGTCTGGAGAAGGTACAATACCCGTTCGTACGAGTAACACCATTCAGACCTGGGATGGAGTGTTGCAGGGAGAACGACTGCTAACCATGTCGTGTAGTGACAAGATTGCCAG ATGGAACATGATCGGAGTGCAGGGGTCTCTTCTGAGTCACTTTACAGAACCCATCTATTTCTCCAGTTTAATTTTGGGAAGTCTGTACCACGCAGACCATCTTTCCAGAGCCGTGTACCAGCGCATTGCAGACATGGACGATTTGCCCAAACCATTTGCCCTCAACAGACCTCTTCTTAGTG GTATCAGTAACACAGAAGCAAGGCAACCTGGGAAAGCTCCCAACTTCAGCGTCAACTGGACAGTCGGAGATCAGGGGTTGGAGATCATTAACGCCACCACAGGAAAAGATGATCTCGGAAGACCGTCTCACCTCTGTAAACACGCCCTCTATAGTCGCTGGGTCTGTCTACATGCCAAG CTCAGTGAAACTCTGCGGATCCAAGGATCTCGGCAAGGCTCCTACCACGAGGCAAAACAAGCAGCAGTGGAATATCACGCGGCCAAACAGACTCTCTTCAATGCTTTCTACAAAGCGGGACTTGGAGCATGGGTTGAAAAACCCATTGAACAAGACCAGTTTTCCCTTACCTCTTAA